In Mongoliitalea daihaiensis, one DNA window encodes the following:
- a CDS encoding enoyl-ACP reductase FabI — protein MAENLLKGKVGIITGALDENSIAWKTAIKAHEQGAKFVLTNAPIAMRMGAIKELAEQCNTIVIPADATSLEDIEKLYSEAKEFLGGNFDFILHSIGMSPNIRKGRSYGDLNYDWAVKSYDVSAISFHKMMQVSEKMDVMNEWGSIMGLSYIAAQRVYPFYTDMADAKAMLESIARGYGYRYGKLKKVRVNTISQSPTKTTAGTGIGGFDTFYNFADKMSPLGNASAEACADYIITMFSDLTRYVTMQNLFHDGGYSTTGISEELMDQFKDL, from the coding sequence ATGGCTGAAAATTTACTAAAAGGGAAAGTAGGCATCATTACAGGTGCCTTGGACGAAAATTCCATCGCCTGGAAAACTGCTATCAAGGCCCACGAACAAGGAGCGAAATTTGTATTGACCAATGCGCCTATAGCCATGAGAATGGGAGCTATCAAGGAATTGGCTGAGCAGTGCAACACAATCGTGATTCCCGCAGATGCTACTTCATTGGAAGATATCGAGAAACTTTACTCTGAGGCTAAAGAATTTTTAGGAGGCAACTTTGACTTTATACTCCACTCCATTGGGATGTCCCCAAATATACGTAAAGGAAGGTCTTATGGTGATCTCAACTATGATTGGGCAGTCAAATCTTATGATGTATCGGCCATCTCTTTTCATAAGATGATGCAAGTGTCTGAGAAAATGGATGTCATGAATGAATGGGGTTCTATCATGGGTCTATCTTATATCGCAGCTCAGAGAGTCTATCCTTTTTACACCGATATGGCAGATGCCAAAGCCATGTTAGAAAGCATCGCTAGAGGATACGGCTACAGATACGGTAAGTTGAAAAAAGTCCGAGTAAATACCATCTCTCAATCCCCTACCAAAACTACTGCTGGAACAGGAATTGGAGGTTTCGATACCTTCTACAACTTTGCAGATAAAATGTCTCCATTGGGCAATGCATCTGCAGAAGCTTGTGCAGATTACATCATCACCATGTTCTCAGACTTGACCAGATACGTAACTATGCAGAATCTTTTCCACGATGGAGGATACTCCACTACGGGGATTTCAGAAGAATTGATGGATCAATTTAAAGATTTATAA